The Halorussus rarus genome includes the window TAGCCCTTCACCGGCGAGTCGTCGGTGACGGTGAGCTCGACGACCTGGAGGTGGTGGGCGATGTCGGCGATGGCCCGGATGTTCCCGCCGAGCAGCGCGTTCTTCGCGCCGATGGCGCCGAGCCGTTCGGGGTAGACCACCTCGTCGACGTCGCTGGCGAACTTCCGGTAGATGTCCTCGCGGTAGTCCTCGTCGATGCGCAACACCGTCCGGCAGTCGAAGTGCTTGGCCACCATGCACGCCGCGAAGTTGACGTTGAGGTCGCCCGTGAGCGCCCCGACCGCGTCGGCGGATTCGAGGTCGGCCTTCCGGAGTATCTCCTCGCGCCCCCCGTCGCCCTCGACCACCTCGAAGTCGTCGGTGCGAGCGCGCTCGACCTTGTTGGCGTCGCGCTCGACCAGCGTGACGTCGTGGCCCTCCTCGCGGAGGACCCGGGCCGTGCGGAGTCCCACCCGGCCGGAACCAATGATAACGAATTTCATGGTAACGCTTACGCGGCACTGCCTGAATAAGTTTTCTCCACCCCAAACGCTTTTCTTGTATGGTACTGAATGGCACAGTGCGATGGTCCACGCGTTTATCATGATCGAGACCGCTGCCGGGCGCTCCGGCGACGTGCTGGAAGCCATCCGGAGACTCGACCGCGTCACGGAGGCCCACGTGGTCGCGGGCGAGTTCGACGTCATCGCGGAGGCCGACGCCGACGAGGTGTACGACGTGCTGCACGCCGCCTCGACGGACATCTCCGGGATGGACGGGGTCGCCGACACCAAGACCTACATGGCGATCGACTAGGGCGGCCGCAACGCTCGTTCTCTGCGCACAGAAGCCCGCTGTTCCCCGAAAGTGGCGGGTTCGCGAAACGGAGCACCGCCGCGGCGTCCGTGCCGCTCAGCAATCGAGTTCCTGCACCTCGTGGTCGGCCAGGAACGAGTCGAGCTCGCCTTCTGGTCGCGAAGTTCCGGCTGGAGGTCGGCGTACACGCGCTCGAACACGTCTCGGGAGTCGCCGGGGTCGGACAGTTCGCGTCCCAAACGACCTTACCGCAGCGAGGCGAAGCCGGGGTGGAATGAGTGTCATCGCGGAACTGTCGGTCCCCGTCGAGGACTTCCCGCTCGGCCGGGCGCTCGCCGCGACGCCCGAGCTGGAGGTCGAACTCGAACGCATCGTCCCGACGGGCGACGCGACCCTGCCGTTCTTCTGGGTGTGGGGCGACGACGTGGAGGCGTTCGTCGCGGCGCTGGAGGACGAAGACGGCGTCGATTCGGTGACGGTGCTCGACCGGGTGAGCGACGGTGCGCTCCTGCGCGCGACCTGGACCGACGAGGCCGGGCTCGTCGAGGCCGTCGTCGACTCGGAGGCGACCCTGCTGTCGGTGGCCCGGCGCGACGGCGAGTGGCGGTTCCAGCTCCGGTCGCCCGACCGCGAGGCGGTCGCCGACCTCCAGCGCTACTGCGCCGCCCACGACATCGACCTCCGGCTCAACTGGATCCACTCGGTCGCGGCGGTCGAGGCCGGCGAGCAGTACGGCCTGACCGACGACCAGCGCGCGGCAGTCGTGGCGGCCTTCGGGGCGGGCTACTTCGACGAGCCCCGAGGCACGACCCTCGAGGAGCTCTCGGCGGAGTTCGACATCTCCCCGCGGGCGGTCTCGAAGCGGATGCGCCGCGGCCTCCGGAATCTGGTCGCGGCGACGCTCGCGACCGAAGAGTGACCGCCTCTTAAAGGCGTTCAGAGGCGAACGTGATAGGGTACACCCCTGGGTCCCGATTTCCGGGTAGGAACGCTCCGAAGACCCCGCGCTCTTCGAGGCCGAGTTATCATGAGCGAGAAGCAATCGACGACGCGCCGCGAGACGGTACTGACCTACGAACTGAACGGACACGAGCGACTGAGCGAGGGGGTGGTCGCGGCCGTTGCGGCGGCCGCTGACGCCGACCCCACCGAGATAGATCCGCTCGCCGAGGTCGTCGACCCGGACGCGCTCGACGCGCTGTTCGCCGCCCACCTCGACGGGACGCCCCGGGACGCCGGCCGAACCGAGTTCTCCTTCTGCGGGTACGGCGTCGTCGTGAACAGCACGGGCCTCGTCTCGGTGTTCGACGCGGGCCGGTAGGCCGGCCGCCGGGTCGCCGATTCCCCAACGGTTATCGCCTCCCGGGCGCACATCTCGGACATGACAGCGCCGGCAGACCGCATCTTCACGAACGCGGAGGTCCACACCCTGGGCGACCCCGACGAGGTCGCCGAGGCGGTGGCGGTCCGGGACGGCGAGATCGTCCGCGTGGCCGACGCCTACGAGGTGGACTTCCTGGCGGGCGTCGGGACCGACGTGGTCGACCTCGGCGGCCGGGTCCTCCTCCCGGGGTTCGTCGACGCACACACCCACCTCCAGCACCTCGGAGCCAGGCTGGTCCACGCCGACCTGTCGGCCGCCGACTCGCCGGCCGACGGCGTCGGCCTGCTTCGCGAGACGGGCGAGGCCCGCCCCGACGACGAGTGGGTGCTCGGCTTCGGTTACGACGAGAGCGCGTGGGACGAGTCGCGGTACCTCACCCGCGAGGACTTAGACGCCGTCTCCGAGGACCGGCCCGTCGCGGCGTTCCGCGAGGACATGCACACAGCAGCGGTCAACTCGGTCGCGCTCGACCGCCACGCCGACGCGATGCCCGACGACGACGTCCGGACCGAGAGCGGCGAACCCACGGGGGTCATCGTCGAGGAGGCTGTCGACGTCGTCTACGAGGCCATCGAACCCGACGCCGACCAGATGCGCGAACTCCTCACGGCCGCCCAGCGCGAGGCCCACCGGCAGGGCGTGACCGCGGTCCACGACATGGTCCGCCAGTCGCGCGCTCCTGAAGTGTACCGTCGCATGGACCTCGACGGCGACCTCGCGCTCCGGGTGCGCATCAACTACTGGTCGGACCACCTCGACGCGCTCGACGAGGTCGGCCTCCGGACCAACCACGGCAGCGAGTTCGTCCGGGTCGGCGGGATCAAGACGTTCACCGACGGGAGCTTCGGCGGCCGGACCGCGAAGCTCTCGGAGCCGTACGCCGACGCCGGAAGCGAAGAACCGGTGGACGACGACGCCACCGGCCAGTGGGTCGTTCCGCCCGAGGAACTCCGGGACCTCGTCGCAAGGGCCGACGACGCCGGGTTCCAGCTGACCGCCCACGCCATCGGGGACGAGGCGGTCGACGAGGTGCTGGCGGCCTACGAGGCGACCGGCGACCCCGGCGCCGCCCGCCACCGGGTCGAACACGCGGAACTCGCCGACGACGAGGCGGTCGAGCGGTTCGCCGAGTCGGGGGTCGTCGCTTCGGTCCAGCCCAACTTCCTCAAGTGGGCCCGACCGGGCGGCCTGTACGACGACCGCATCGGAACCGAGCGCCGACGGAGGGCCGACCGGTTCGCGGATCTGCTCGAGGCGGGCGCGCACCTCGCGTTCGGGAGCGACTGCATGCCGCTGGACCCGCTGTTCGGCGTCCACCAGACGGTCGACGCGCCGGCCGACCGCCAGCGGCTCTCGGTGACCGAGGCGCTGCGGGCGTACACCCGCGGGGCGGCCTACGCCGGGTTCGACGAGGATCGCCTCGGCACCGTCGCGGTCGGCAAGAAGGCCGACCTGGTGGCGCTGGAGCGGTCGCCGTGGGACCACTCCGAGGACATCGAGAGCGTCGACGTGGCGCTGACCGTGGTCGACGGCGAGATAGTCTACGACGACCGGAACTGACCCCGACTGTTTCCGCTACTCTTCGCCCGTAGACGGGATTTAGCTGCTGTCTGCTCGTACTCTGCAGTGGTTCCCTTTCGCGACGCCCCTCGAACTACATCGTATTCTCTCGAGACCGAGTAGTACGTCGAGTCGCTTCACCGGGGACTTCTGAAGAGAAAATATTTTCAATGACGGACACCGAAGTCAGTCACAATCGTAGGTGGCTTACTGTGCCAAAGATGGAAACGGCGGACATCGAAACGGACCTCAGTCTCTTCAAGTATGACAACCTCGAACAGTTACCCGAAGCGTACCGGGGACTGGACGAGGAGGAGCGAACGGAACGCATCGAGGCCGCCAAGGCGGCGCTCGGCGACGATCTCGTCATCCTCGGCCACAACTACCAGCGCCGGGAGATCGTCGGGCACGCCGACTTCGTCGGCGACTCGTACCAGTTGAGCGTCGAGGCCGCGGAGGCCGACGCCGAGTACGTGGTGTTCGGCGGGGTGACGTTCATGGCCGAGTCGGCCGACATCATCACCGACGACGACCAGACGGTCATCCTGCCGTCGATGGAGGCCTCCTGCCCGATGGCCGGGATGGCCGAGGCCCTCCAGGTCGACGCGGCGTGGGCCGAGATCACCGAAGCGGCGCCCGACGCCGACATCGTCCCGGTCACGTACATGAACTCCTACGCCGACCTGAAGGCGTTCTGCGCCGAGCAGGGCGGCGCGGTCTGCACCTCCTCGAACGCCCACGAGGTGTTCGAGTGGGCGTTCGAGCGGGGCGACAAGGTGCTGTTCCTCCCCGACAAGCACCTCGGCGAGAACACCGCCCACCGCCTCGGGATGGCGGACAGCATCGCCGAGTGGGACCCCTGGGACCCCGAGGGCAAGGACGCCGACGAGGTCGCGGAGAGCGACATCATCCTCTGGGACGGCTACTGCCAGGTCCACGAGCGCTTCCGCGTCGACCACGTCGAGCGGGTACGGGAGGAGTACGACGACGCCAGCGTCATCGTCCACCCCGAATGTCGCCGCGAGGTCGTGGAAGCCGCCGACGTCGCCGGCAGCACGGCGACCATCTGCGACACCGTGGCCGAGGCCGACCCGGGCGAGACGTGGGCCATCGGGACCGAGATCCACCTCGCGAACCACCTCCAGCGGTGGCACCCCGAGGTGAACGTCGTCCCGCTCTGTGGGGAGGCGTGCATGGACTGCAACGCGATGCGCCAGATCGACCCCAACTACCTGACGTGGGTGCTGGAGGAGCTCGTGGCGGGTCGCGAGCGCAACGTCATCGAGGTCGACCCACAGGAGGCCGAACTGGCCGAACTGGCGATGGAGCGCATGCTGGAGATCTGACGATGACCGGAACTGCCATTCCCGCGGAGACCGACGTCCTGGTCGTCGGCAGCGGCGTCGCGGGCTGTGCGACCGCGCTCGCCGCCGCCAGCCAGGGCGCGGAGGTGCTGGTCGTCACGAAGGCGACCCGGCCCGAGGAGACCACGTCCCACTGGGCGCAGGGCGGGGTCGCCACCGCGCGGTCGGACCCCGACTCGTTCGCACAGGACGTCCTCGACGCCAGCGCCGGCACCGCCGACCCCGAGGCGGTCGAAGTGCTGGTCGAGGAGTCGCGGGATGCGGTCGAGGACGTGCTGGTCGAGACGCTGGACGTGCCCTTCGACCGCGAGGGCACCCAACTGGATTACGCCCGCGAGGCCGCCCACTCCGAGCCCCGCATCCTCCACGTCGACGCCAGCACCGGCAGGCACGTGCTCGCGCCGTTCCTGAACCACCTCGACGCGCACGACCGGGTGACCGTCCGGGAGGACACCGCCGCGCTCGACCTGGTCACCCACGAGGGGCGCGTCCACGGCGCAATGGTCGACGGAAGCGGCGGAACCGCACCGAAGCCGGTCTTCGCCGGGGCGACCGTCCTCGCCACGGGCGGCATCGGCGCGCTCTACGAGCACTCCACCAACCCGGAGACCGCGACCGGCGACGGTATCGCGATGGCCGCGCTGGCGGGCGCGACGGTCGCGGACATGGCCTACGTGCAGTTCCATCCCACGGCCTACTCGGGTGAGGACCCCTTCCTCGTCAGCGAGGCAGTGCGCGGCGAGGGCGCGGTCCTGCGGAACGCCGAGGGCGAGCGCTTCATGCCCGACTACCACGCGGACGCCGAGCTCGGGCCGCGCGACGTGGTCGCCCGCGCGGTCGCCGACGAGCGCGAGCGCACGGGCGAGGTCGTACTGGACGTCTCGCCCCTCGACTTCGTCGGGGAGTTCCCGGACCTCGCCGAAAAGTGCGAGGCCCGCGGCGTCGACTGGCGGGACGGGATTCCTGTCGAACCCAGCGAGCACTTCCTCTGCGGCGGGATCTCGGTGGACGACCGCGGCCGGGCCGACCTCGACCGGCTGTTCGCTGTCGGCGAGTGCGCCCGGACCGGCGTCCACGGCGCGAACCGGCTCGCGTCGACCAGCCTGCTGGAGGGGCTGGTCTGGGGCCTGCGGGCCGGCGAGACCGCGGCCGGCTTCGAACCCGAGCGCGTCGAGGCGCCCGACCTGCGCGACAGCGACCCCGACCTGCCCGCGGGATTCGCCCGCGAGAAGTTCGTCCGGCTGCGCCGGGTGATGGACGAGCACGTGGGGCTGCGCCGGACGCCCGGGGGCCTCCGGCGCGCGACCGCGGTGCTCCGGCGGCTCAAGGGCGAGGTCGACGCCTACACCCGGACCCGGACCAGCCGGAGCCTCTACGAGCTCCGGAACGCCAGCGTGGTCGCGCTGCTGGTCGCCCGGCACGCGACCGAGGCCGACCCGGTGGGCTGTCACGCGCTCGAAGAGGGGGAGTCCGAAACTCGCTCCGAGGAGGTCGAGGCCCGTGCGGGTGACTGACCGGAAAGTGGAGGCGTGGCTCCGCGAGGACGTGGGCCACCGCGACGTGACCAACCACGTCCCGGGCGAGACGACCGGTCGGCTCGTCGCGAAGGAGTCGGGCGTCGCGGCCGGTCTCGACGCCGCGGAGGCCGTCTTCGATTACTTGGACGTGGACGCTGCGGCGACCGTCGACGCGGGCGACCGAATCGACCCGGGCGACGCGGTGCTGGAAGTGGCGGGGCCTGCGGAGTCGGTCCTCCGGGGCGAGCGCGTCGCGGTCAACGTCGCGGCCCACGCCTCTGGCGTGGCGACGGAGACTCGGCGGGCGGTCGACGCGGCCCGCGAGGTCACCGACGAGGTGGCGATCGCCGGCACTCGGAAGACAACGCCCGGCCTCCGCGGCGTCGAGAAGCGCGCCGTCGCGGCGGGGGGCGGGGACACCCATCGCCTCACGCTCTCGGGGATGGTGATGGTCAAGGACAACCACGTCGCCGAGATGGGCCTTGAGGAGGCTATCGCACACTTCCGCGAGGAGAAGTCGTTCGCCGCGAAGATCGAGGTCGAGGTGGAGGCTCCGGAGGACGGCGTCCGGGCCGCCGACGCGGGGGCCGACATCGTCCTCTTCGACAACATGACGCCCGAGGCGGTGCGGGAGGGCGTCGAACTGCTGCCCGAGGGCGTGCTCGCCGAGGCGAGTGGTGGCATCGGCATCGAGGACGTGCCGGAGTACGCGGCGACCGGCGTCGACGTCATCTCGATGGGGTCGCTCACGCACTCGGCGCCGAGCCTGGACCTGTCGTTCCGGACCGGAGAGGAGTGACAGAGAACTGCTTTCCTGTCGCGGTTTTCTCTTCCTTTGGAACTGCCGTACCCCGACACTGACTGGCTACTGACTGCTCTTCTGATTCCCGTCAACGGCCGGGACGAGGGTGATTGGCGGCAAGACGCTAGCTACTGCCGTCACCTATGAGTTACAGCGACCGCACGGCACCGCAGCCTCACACCTCCCCAGCCTCCTGCGTTGCTCGCTCGCTACGCTCACTGCGCTACTCGTCCCTCGCGCGCTTGGCGGACCCTAAGGGTCCGCCAGCGCGCGCCGGGTGGAACCGAGCCTCTAAAACTGGACGAGAAAATCCCGCGAACCCTACTCCAGCAGGCTATCGCCGGTCATCGCTTCGGGCTGATCGACGCCGATGAGCGAAAGCAGGGTCGGCGCGATGTCGCAGAGCGACCCGCCCTCGCGGACTCGTTTACCCCCGTCGTCGCCCTCGGGCGTCAGGTAGGCGAGCGGGACCGGATTGTAGGTGTGGGCGGTGTGGGGGTCCTCGGGCGTGCCCATGTCGTCGGCGTTGCCGTGGTCGGCGGTGACGAGGACGTGCCCGCCCGCCGCTTCGGCCGCCTCGACCAGTCGGCCCAACTGGGCGTCGACCGCCTCCACGGCTTCGACCGCGGCGTCGAAGTCGCCGGTGTGGCCCACCATGTCCGGGTTCGCGTAGTTGAGCACCAGCACGTCCGGGTCGTCGGACTCGATGGTAGTGACGGCGGTGTCGGTCACTTCCTGCGCGCTCATCTCGGGCTGCTGGTCGTAGGTCGGGACGTCCGGCGAGGGGACGATCTCGCGGCGCTCGCCCTCGAACTCCACCTCCCGGCCGCCGTTGAGGAAGTAGGTGACGTGGGCGTACTTCTCGGACTCGGCGATGCGGAGCTGTGTGAGCCCGTTCTCGGCCAGCACCTCGCCGAGCACGTCCTCGGGCTGGTGGGGCGGGAAGGCGATCGGCAGGTCGAACTCCTCGTCGTACTGGGTCATCGTGACCAGCCGGATCTCGGGCGGGTCGGTCTCGAACGTCCAGACGGGGTCGATGTCTTCTCGCGGGCTTTGCCCGCTCGAATGGGTCGCGGAGCTTCGCTCCGCGTTCTCCGCGAGCATTCTGGTCAGTTGGCGGGCGCGGTCGGCCCGGAAGTTGAAGAAGAGCGCGGCGTCGCCATCTCGCATCGCGAGATGGCTGCTCGCCGAGCTCTGCTCGGCGGTGTCTCCATCCTCCATCGCGGGGACGCCCTCGACCAGGGTGGGCTCCACGAACTCGTCGGTGGTGTCGCGGTCGTAGCTCTCCTCGACCGCCGAGACCGCCGAGTCGGCGGCGTACTCGGCCTCGCGCTCGACGATGGCCTCGTAGGCCCGGCGGGTGCGCTCCCAGTTCTGGTCGCGGTCCATCGCGTAGTACCGCCCGGAGACGGTCGCGACCTCGCCGGTCCCCTCCCGGTCGATAACTTGCTGGAGGTCCGCGAGGAAGTCGGCGCCGCTCCGCGGCGGGGTGTCCCGGCCGTCGGTGAACGCGTGGGTCACCGCGTCGACCCCGCGCTCGGCGGCGAGTTCGATGAGGGCGTAGAGGTGCTTCTGGTCGGAGTGGACTCCGCCCTCGCTGACCAGTCCCATGAAGTGGACCCGGCCGTCGTGCTCGCGGGCGTACTCGAAGGCCGAGTCGACGGCCTCGTTCTCGCCGAGTTCGCCGTTCTCGATAGCGTCCTCGATGCGGGTGTACTCCTGCTTGACCACCCGGCCCGCGCCGATGTTGAGGTGGCCGACCTCGCTGTTGCCCATCTGTCCCTCGGGCAGGCCCACGCGTCGCCCGGTCACGTTCAGGGTTCCGTAGGCGCCCGCGTCGGCGAACCGGTCGAAGTTGGGCGTGTCGGCGGCCTCGATGGCGTTTCTTCCGCCGTCCTCGCTTCCCAATCCCCAGCCGTCGAGGATTATCAGCGCGGCCTTCATGGCCGAAGGGAAGCCCTCGCATCCTAACTACCCTTCGCTTGGCGGGGAAGCGCGGACCGGTGCGGATTCCCGGCCGGACCGACGTGTTCTCCGTCCGACACTCCGGAACGTTCAACAAGACCTTTGGCCGCCCGCGGCGAACGGCGTGGTATGAAAGGTGTCGTCGGTGGGGGAATCGCGGGTCTCGCGGCCGCCTACCGCCTCCAGCAGCACGGTCACGACGTGCAGGTGTTCGAAGCCAGCGACCAGGTCGGCGGGCTCGCCGCGGTGTACGAGACCGCGGGCGACCCGATAGAGAAGTTCTACCACCACCTCTCGGCGACCGAGGAGACCATCGTGGACCTCATCGAGGAGTTGGGGCTGGAAGACGACCTGCAGTGGCCCATCGGCAAGAACGCCTACTACTGGGACGGGACCGTCTATCCGATGGACAAGCCGTGGGAGATTCTGGCCTACCCCTATATGAGCGTCTACGACAAGTTCCGGCTCACGATGCTCACCCAGGAGATCGACGTCCGGGGCGGGATTCCGAAGTTCGACACCTACGAGAACCTCGAGGACTTCGAGGACGTCCCCATCGAGCGGTTCCTGCGCGAGCACACCACCAACGGGGTGTACGAGGGGTTCTTCGAGCCGCTGCTCGACGCGAAGTTCGGCGACCGCAAGGACGACGTGAGCGCGGCCTGGCTGCTGGGCCGCATCAAGTTCCGGGGCGAGCGCGACCTCCTGCGGGGCGAACCCCTGGGCTACCTGGAGGGCGGCTTCGGTCAGCTGCTCGACGCACTCGTCGAGGCGGTGGGCAGGGAGAACATCACGACCAACGCCCGCGTGACCGGCCTGGACCTCGATGACGGCCGCGTAAGCGGGATGACCGTCGAGACGAGGCCACCCGCGGACGCCGAAAGCGGCGAGGCTGTCGAGGCCGAGGCGGACGGTGGAGTCGAAGCTCAGGACCCCGGCGTCACCACCGAGACCCACGCGGTCGACGACGTCGTGGTCGCGGCGATGCCCAACGTGCTCGAGGACCTCTGCGGCTACGAGTGCGACATCGACTTCCAGGGCGCGGTCTGCGCGCTCGTGACGATGGACGAGCAGCTGACCGACACCTACTGGCTCAACATCGCCCACGACGCGCCGTTCGGCGCGCTCATCGAGCACACCAACTACATGCCGCCGGAGAACTACGGCGGCGACCACCTGCTGTACGTCGCCAGCTACATCCAGGACTACGACGAGGAGCTCTGGCAGCTGGACGAGGGCGAGATCGAGGAGCTCTGGCTCGGCCACATCGAGGAGATGTTCCCCGACTGGGACCGCTCGCACGTCGAGGAGTTCCGGCTGGCCAAGAACCCCCGCGCGGCGCCCATCTACGAGCGGGGGTACCTCGACACGGTCATCCCGTACGACCTCTCCGAGGAGGTCGCCGAGGGGCTCTACTACGCCGGGATGGCGAGCCGGGCGCAGTACCCCGAGCGCAGCCTCAACGGCGGCATCGTCGCGGGCTACGAGTGCGCCGACCGAATCGCGGGCCGCAAGCGGGTCGTCAGCCCGGAATAGTCCGAGGACACATCCCGGGCTCGCCGGCGGAATCGGCCGGGTCTGCCGGCAGAACGCCCAGAATACTTTTCCGCGATTTCGGCCTATCCCCGCCGGGGAGACCAATGAGTAGCATCCTATCCGAAGCGGCAGACGCGGCGCGAACAGAACTGACGGACGACGGCGCGCGCGGCTCGATACTCCGAGTGGTCGAGCTGGTCGAGGAGACCGACTCCGACGGCGAGGGCCGGGCGGTGGCTCGCTCGCTGGGCCGGCCGTTCCTGCTCGTCGACCTGAAGGCCGTGCTCGACTACGTCCGCGGGAACCGCGGGAAGACGACCGAGATCGCCGAGGGGCACGTCGAAGAGGCGATTCAGACGGCGACCGACGACGGGGGCCGGCGGCGGGACGAGAGCCGGGGACGCGACGGCGGCGAGAGCGACGGCCGCGGCGCCCTGTCGAAGCTGTTCCTCCTCGGGGCCGTCGTCGGTCTCGGGTACGTGCTGCGAAAGCGGTCCGACTCGGTCGGTCAGGCCGTCAGTCAGGCGACCGACCGCGCCCGTGAGGTCGCCGACGAGACGGCCATGCGTTCGGGCGAAGCCGCCCAGCGGACGGAGGCCGTCGCCGGAGAGGCCGCAGACCGGATCGAGGAGAGCGGCGAGATGGCCGCCGACCGAGTGCAGGAGGGCAGCGAGACCGCCGCCGAGCAGGTTCGAGAGGGCGGTGAGATGGCCGCCGACCGAGTGGAAGAGGGCGGCGAGAAGGTCTCGGACGACATCGAGGGGGCCGCGGACACCGCCGAGGACGCCGAATCGACGGCCGAGGACAAGGCCGACGAGATGTCGAGCGACGGGAACGGCGACGACGAAGAGAGCGAGGAGTAACGCTCTCCTCGCGGTGACTGGTGGGAACGCAGACTTTTTCGGGCGATCCGCCTTCGGCAGCGTGTAGCTCGCGTGAACGGGTTACGCCTCGGCGTCTTCGTCGCTGACGCCGGGCGCCTGGGTCACGTCCACGTCGGCCGGTTCGTCCTGGCCGCCGACGTGGACGTTGCCCTCGGCGTCCTCGACGTACACGTCGTCGGCGAAGCCGCCCTCGGCGTAGGGGTGCTCGGGCTCTTCCAGCTTCTCGGGGGTCGAGGGCGCGTCGGGGATGCCGCCCGCGGGCTCGAACTCCCCGAGCGGGTCGTCGATGGCGATGCCGTGTCGCTCGAAGAACTCGGCGTAGCGGTCGTAGTGGTCGTCGAGTTCGTCGCTCGGGAACTCCATCATCTCGGTCCAGCCGTGGTTGTAGAAGTCGAAGTTGGCCTGGACGTGGGTGATCTCGCGGGCCTCGGCCTCCGGGGCGCCCTGCTGGAGCGCGGCGAGGTAGGTGTCCATCGTGGCGTCGAAGAACGCGTCGAGGCGCTCGCGGCGCTCCTCCCGGTGGTCCGGGTCGGCCTTCTCGAGGAAGATGCGGGTGTGGAGGTCCACCAGCCTGTCCTTCACGAGGTCCGAGACCACCGGCAGTTCCAGCGCCTTCCGGGACGCGAAGTGACGGACGTTCTGGTTTATCTTCATCGGGCGGAAGTTGGGACCCGACCCCCAAAAGTCCGTCCGTTCGTCAACAGTTCGCGTGGTACTCGGTCGGCTCTCCCACAAGCGATACCCAGATAGCAACCCACTTTAACCCCGATGCTGAAGTTTCGGCTATGAGCGAGTCGTACGTGATAATCGGAGACGGCATCGCGGGGAGCTCCGCCGCGGAGACCATCCGCGAGGAGGACCCCGACGCCGACGTCGCCGTCATCACAGACGAAGGTGAGGCCCTGTACAACCGCATCCTCATCAAGGAGTTCGCCAAAGGAAAGCTCCCCGAAGCGCCCATCTCCATCCACGAAGAGGGCTGGTACGCCGAACGCGACATCGACCTCGAACTCAACACGTTCGTCACCGACGTCGACCCCGACGCCCACGAGGTCCACACTCACGACAGCGGCACCTACGAGTACGACAAGCTGCTGGTCGCGACGGGCGGGACGCCGACCCAGCTGCCGGTCGAGAACAGCGACGCGGAGGGCGTCCACCACTTCTGGACGTTCCAGGACGCCCGGAAGATCCAGGAGCACGCCGAGTCGGCCGACACCGGCGTCGTGGTCGGGGCGGGGCTGCTGGGCATCGACCTCGCGGCCATCTGCGCCGCCCAGGAGGTCGACGCGAAGTACATCATGCGAGGCAACCGCTGGTGGCGCTACGGGCTGAGCCTCGACGGCGCCGAGATCATCCACGACGCGCTCGAGGAGAAGGGCGTCGAGCCCGTCCTCGAGAGCGGGGTCGAGGAGTTCCGGACCGACGACGACGGTCGGGTCGTCTCGACGGTCGACGCCAACGGCGAGGAGTACGAGAGCGAC containing:
- the gpmI gene encoding 2,3-bisphosphoglycerate-independent phosphoglycerate mutase encodes the protein MKAALIILDGWGLGSEDGGRNAIEAADTPNFDRFADAGAYGTLNVTGRRVGLPEGQMGNSEVGHLNIGAGRVVKQEYTRIEDAIENGELGENEAVDSAFEYAREHDGRVHFMGLVSEGGVHSDQKHLYALIELAAERGVDAVTHAFTDGRDTPPRSGADFLADLQQVIDREGTGEVATVSGRYYAMDRDQNWERTRRAYEAIVEREAEYAADSAVSAVEESYDRDTTDEFVEPTLVEGVPAMEDGDTAEQSSASSHLAMRDGDAALFFNFRADRARQLTRMLAENAERSSATHSSGQSPREDIDPVWTFETDPPEIRLVTMTQYDEEFDLPIAFPPHQPEDVLGEVLAENGLTQLRIAESEKYAHVTYFLNGGREVEFEGERREIVPSPDVPTYDQQPEMSAQEVTDTAVTTIESDDPDVLVLNYANPDMVGHTGDFDAAVEAVEAVDAQLGRLVEAAEAAGGHVLVTADHGNADDMGTPEDPHTAHTYNPVPLAYLTPEGDDGGKRVREGGSLCDIAPTLLSLIGVDQPEAMTGDSLLE
- a CDS encoding NAD(P)/FAD-dependent oxidoreductase, with product MKGVVGGGIAGLAAAYRLQQHGHDVQVFEASDQVGGLAAVYETAGDPIEKFYHHLSATEETIVDLIEELGLEDDLQWPIGKNAYYWDGTVYPMDKPWEILAYPYMSVYDKFRLTMLTQEIDVRGGIPKFDTYENLEDFEDVPIERFLREHTTNGVYEGFFEPLLDAKFGDRKDDVSAAWLLGRIKFRGERDLLRGEPLGYLEGGFGQLLDALVEAVGRENITTNARVTGLDLDDGRVSGMTVETRPPADAESGEAVEAEADGGVEAQDPGVTTETHAVDDVVVAAMPNVLEDLCGYECDIDFQGAVCALVTMDEQLTDTYWLNIAHDAPFGALIEHTNYMPPENYGGDHLLYVASYIQDYDEELWQLDEGEIEELWLGHIEEMFPDWDRSHVEEFRLAKNPRAAPIYERGYLDTVIPYDLSEEVAEGLYYAGMASRAQYPERSLNGGIVAGYECADRIAGRKRVVSPE
- a CDS encoding DUF6149 family protein; protein product: MKINQNVRHFASRKALELPVVSDLVKDRLVDLHTRIFLEKADPDHREERRERLDAFFDATMDTYLAALQQGAPEAEAREITHVQANFDFYNHGWTEMMEFPSDELDDHYDRYAEFFERHGIAIDDPLGEFEPAGGIPDAPSTPEKLEEPEHPYAEGGFADDVYVEDAEGNVHVGGQDEPADVDVTQAPGVSDEDAEA
- a CDS encoding NAD(P)/FAD-dependent oxidoreductase gives rise to the protein MSESYVIIGDGIAGSSAAETIREEDPDADVAVITDEGEALYNRILIKEFAKGKLPEAPISIHEEGWYAERDIDLELNTFVTDVDPDAHEVHTHDSGTYEYDKLLVATGGTPTQLPVENSDAEGVHHFWTFQDARKIQEHAESADTGVVVGAGLLGIDLAAICAAQEVDAKYIMRGNRWWRYGLSLDGAEIIHDALEEKGVEPVLESGVEEFRTDDDGRVVSTVDANGEEYESDFVGVAIGLNFNTEYLQGTGVEEDSGIVVDEYMQTSVDDIYAGGDITRYYDTILDEYAQNGSWGSAKEQGQIAAKNMVADGEAEAFRWVSSYSITHFDFPFLSFGFPTLGDDECERKYSDTEWRRLAFKDGKLVGGVLIGDIAPQGRYKDLIRQEAEVADQKEVLLEKDFDPDELAIPQEQ